One Brevibacillus choshinensis genomic window carries:
- the pxpB gene encoding 5-oxoprolinase subunit PxpB — protein MERHTYFPLGDSGVVVKLGNEIDQCTHQKIKRLSALLQDEPFPGMVEIVPGYTTVTVYYDPILLYDPKGGSTPYERVLGFLNPFIARAQSGEAREPRLVEIPVCYGGEYGPDLEEVARYNGLEPEEVIRIHSGQDYLVHMIGFAPGFPYLGGLDERIATPRRSIPRTAIPQGSVGIGGSQTGVYPIVSPGGWNIIGRTALPLFRPENEPPSLLRAGDLVRFRPISPKDYDEQKEVTS, from the coding sequence TTGGAGAGACATACGTACTTTCCCCTCGGGGATTCAGGTGTTGTGGTCAAGCTGGGAAATGAAATTGACCAGTGCACGCATCAAAAAATAAAAAGGTTATCTGCGCTTTTGCAGGATGAACCGTTTCCCGGGATGGTAGAAATAGTGCCAGGGTACACAACGGTTACCGTGTATTACGATCCGATCCTTTTATATGATCCGAAGGGCGGGAGTACGCCGTATGAACGAGTCCTCGGCTTTCTCAACCCTTTCATTGCCCGCGCGCAAAGTGGAGAGGCAAGGGAGCCGAGGCTTGTGGAAATTCCCGTCTGCTACGGGGGCGAGTATGGCCCGGATCTGGAAGAAGTAGCTCGTTACAACGGACTGGAACCGGAAGAAGTCATCCGAATTCACTCCGGGCAGGATTATTTGGTACACATGATCGGGTTTGCACCTGGCTTTCCCTATCTGGGCGGGCTGGATGAACGGATTGCCACACCCAGACGTTCCATACCTCGAACAGCCATTCCGCAAGGCAGCGTAGGGATTGGCGGCTCTCAAACAGGGGTATATCCCATCGTCAGCCCAGGAGGATGGAATATCATCGGACGTACCGCACTTCCGTTGTTCCGCCCAGAGAATGAGCCGCCGAGTCTGCTTCGCGCAGGTGATCTTGTTCGCTTTCGCCCCATTTCGCCAAAGGACTACGATGAGCAAAAGGAGGTGACTTCATGA
- a CDS encoding biotin-dependent carboxyltransferase family protein, with amino-acid sequence MSVEVIQPGVCTTVQDLGRYGFQQHGVIVGGAMDSFATRVANLLAGNQGGEAVLELTLKGPALLFHEDLVIAICGGDMAPVLDGKRVDRNRPIWVKRGSTLQFSHAKKGCRTYLAVAGGWDVPVIMGSRSTNFRAGFGGVEGRLLQPKDRLKTNEPGEFSRFLASAFSEQAGANSSVQADWYVPKATFTYGANPVVRVIRGEHYDDFSSLSRQSFWEEDFRVTPQSDRMGYRLEGPQLTLSSPLEITSEAVTAGTIQVPPSGQPIVLLADRQTTGGYPKIGYVASVDLPVFAQLKPGDRVRFQEVSVGDAQRALWERDSELKQLRVAMELISGWRQR; translated from the coding sequence ATGAGTGTGGAAGTGATTCAGCCAGGTGTCTGCACGACTGTACAAGACCTTGGGAGATACGGTTTTCAACAGCATGGAGTCATTGTGGGAGGCGCCATGGATTCTTTCGCTACACGTGTGGCTAACCTCCTCGCAGGGAATCAGGGGGGGGAAGCCGTACTGGAGCTTACATTAAAAGGGCCTGCTCTCTTGTTTCATGAAGATCTGGTAATCGCCATCTGTGGGGGAGATATGGCGCCCGTGTTGGACGGGAAGCGGGTGGACCGCAATCGTCCGATTTGGGTAAAACGCGGCAGCACCCTGCAATTTTCCCATGCCAAAAAAGGTTGTCGCACCTATCTGGCAGTCGCAGGGGGCTGGGATGTGCCGGTTATCATGGGGAGTCGAAGCACGAATTTTCGAGCGGGATTCGGAGGCGTAGAAGGACGGCTGCTGCAGCCAAAGGATCGGTTGAAAACGAATGAACCAGGGGAGTTCAGCCGTTTTCTCGCTTCTGCCTTTTCCGAACAGGCGGGAGCGAACTCCTCTGTTCAAGCAGACTGGTACGTACCCAAGGCAACGTTTACATATGGGGCCAACCCGGTTGTACGTGTCATTCGCGGGGAGCATTACGATGATTTCTCTTCTTTGAGCCGCCAGTCGTTTTGGGAGGAAGACTTTCGAGTGACACCGCAATCGGATCGAATGGGGTACCGGTTAGAAGGACCGCAGCTGACCCTGTCTTCACCCCTTGAGATCACCTCTGAGGCGGTAACGGCAGGGACGATTCAGGTGCCTCCCAGTGGACAACCGATTGTCCTTTTGGCAGACCGCCAGACCACAGGCGGATACCCAAAGATTGGATACGTTGCCAGTGTGGATTTGCCGGTGTTTGCTCAGCTAAAGCCTGGAGATAGGGTTCGATTTCAGGAAGTCTCGGTCGGAGATGCCCAACGAGCGTTATGGGAAAGAGATTCGGAACTGAAACAGCTGAGAGTGGCGATGGAGCTCATCAGCGGATGGAGGCAGCGATGA
- a CDS encoding LamB/YcsF family protein yields MKYVDINCDMGESFGAYTMGNDSEILAYISSANIACGFHAGDPATMRKTVRMALEKGVAIGAHPGLPDLVGFGRRNMDISPEEAYDMVVYQIGALQAFVQAEGGTMQHVKPHGALYNMAAARAPLAQAISEAIYQVNPGLVLFGLSGSELVRAGEKIGLRTAHEVFADRTYQEDGTLTPRRQPDAMITEQEQSMHQVVRMVKEGKVRSRQGVDVSIKADTICIHGDGAHALEFARSIHAAFAEAGIVPRSFTASI; encoded by the coding sequence ATGAAATACGTAGATATCAATTGCGACATGGGAGAAAGCTTTGGAGCCTACACGATGGGAAATGACAGCGAGATTCTCGCCTACATCAGCTCGGCCAATATCGCGTGCGGTTTCCATGCAGGTGATCCGGCGACAATGAGAAAAACCGTCCGCATGGCGCTGGAAAAGGGTGTCGCCATCGGTGCTCACCCCGGACTGCCTGACCTCGTAGGGTTTGGTCGACGCAATATGGACATTTCTCCAGAGGAAGCGTACGACATGGTCGTGTATCAGATCGGCGCGCTCCAGGCTTTCGTCCAGGCGGAGGGCGGCACGATGCAGCATGTAAAGCCGCATGGAGCCTTGTACAATATGGCTGCTGCCCGTGCGCCATTGGCGCAGGCCATCTCGGAAGCGATTTATCAGGTGAATCCAGGCCTTGTCCTATTCGGATTATCCGGCAGTGAACTTGTGAGAGCAGGGGAAAAAATCGGCCTTCGCACGGCACACGAAGTTTTTGCAGACAGGACCTATCAGGAGGACGGTACGCTCACGCCTCGCAGGCAACCGGACGCCATGATCACCGAGCAGGAGCAGTCCATGCATCAGGTCGTGCGCATGGTGAAAGAAGGAAAAGTACGTTCCCGCCAAGGGGTAGACGTGTCCATAAAAGCTGACACGATCTGTATTCACGGAGACGGAGCGCATGCACTAGAATTTGCCCGCAGCATTCACGCAGCTTTTGCAGAGGCAGGGATTGTGCCTCGTTCTTTTACAGCCAGCATTTGA
- a CDS encoding GerAB/ArcD/ProY family transporter codes for MSTVMQERYVVTPFFVFFLVHANMVGVGILGFQRSLIHPAGYDAWISLIATGLSTHIVMWMMYSMLGNGAIDLLQLHESCFGKWVGRMMSLLVLLYVFVAGFIIFRSYVEVVKLIIFPLMNTWSIGLVVLLLVYYVVSGGFRTVTGICFFGVTVPLLLILPLFAFPFEFIQPNNLLPVFSHSVKELYLSAKSGIFNFAGFELLFFYYPFIKNPGQSRKWAHAALLFTTVLYLALTLITFMFFTEGELEKIIWPTLTMVKIIEIPLIQRIEFIVVSLWLFVVLPNICLNVWAITRAMKQMFALNQRKTLLFVLLAILLTSLGLDSRTGLMELTSMYGETAMYFLYGYIPFLFFAYHLWGKRRGSRTPLEHNQ; via the coding sequence ATGAGCACGGTCATGCAGGAGAGATACGTCGTGACACCGTTCTTTGTCTTTTTTCTCGTGCATGCCAACATGGTGGGGGTCGGGATCCTGGGATTTCAGCGAAGCCTCATTCATCCCGCGGGGTATGATGCCTGGATCTCGCTGATCGCCACGGGGCTCAGCACGCATATCGTCATGTGGATGATGTACAGCATGCTTGGCAATGGAGCGATCGATCTCTTGCAGCTCCACGAATCATGCTTTGGAAAATGGGTGGGCAGAATGATGAGCCTGCTCGTCCTTCTTTATGTGTTCGTAGCAGGCTTCATCATTTTTCGTTCGTATGTGGAAGTCGTAAAACTCATCATTTTTCCGTTGATGAATACATGGAGTATCGGACTTGTCGTACTTTTGCTCGTGTACTATGTCGTTTCTGGCGGATTTCGAACGGTGACGGGAATCTGTTTTTTTGGTGTGACCGTACCTTTGCTTCTCATTCTGCCTCTGTTTGCCTTTCCCTTTGAATTTATCCAACCGAATAATTTATTACCTGTCTTTTCCCATTCGGTGAAAGAGCTGTACTTGTCCGCGAAGAGCGGGATCTTCAACTTCGCCGGGTTTGAGCTGTTATTTTTTTACTACCCCTTCATTAAAAACCCTGGTCAATCACGGAAATGGGCGCACGCCGCGCTGCTGTTTACCACCGTTCTTTACCTTGCCCTTACCTTGATTACTTTTATGTTTTTTACGGAGGGCGAATTGGAGAAAATCATTTGGCCCACGTTAACCATGGTGAAAATCATCGAGATTCCCCTCATTCAACGAATCGAATTTATCGTAGTGTCCCTTTGGTTATTCGTGGTGCTGCCTAACATTTGTCTGAATGTCTGGGCTATCACAAGGGCGATGAAGCAGATGTTTGCCCTGAATCAGCGGAAAACGCTGCTTTTTGTCCTGCTTGCCATCCTGCTCACCTCTCTCGGATTGGATAGTCGGACGGGCCTCATGGAACTTACAAGCATGTATGGCGAGACTGCCATGTATTTTCTGTATGGGTATATTCCCTTTCTTTTTTTCGCCTACCACTTGTGGGGCAAGCGCCGAGGCAGTCGCACTCCCCTAGAGCACAACCAGTAA
- a CDS encoding Ger(x)C family spore germination protein — MPVKRMSEKISTSTRLARWGKICLLCLVLNGCSSTRIINEVQLIHSIGLDLEDNHILGTAITHRYEKEQVKVELLETHVPSLYSIFPELNTTTSSQLELGQLRSVVVGKAYASKGIGTLVHTLCRDPNIGFRMQLAVADPQAATIMRVNHRMNVPFILSDTIEQNIKTLNTPRSNLHVFLFNLYGQGRDPYLPYYVVQNDRLKLDGVALFRKDKFVDHIQTDEAFLLKVLVEKSKSGQYPVELQMGKRKGNGILKNLRSVVAFEVRESKPTPSIMIHLNMRGQIKDYPTWLELSDPAVFHATERELSGYLQNRLKVFLANLQKKKVDPVGIGDLIRGKSAHWNYADFQKQYPHMDIGVQVKIKLEQTGVGE, encoded by the coding sequence ATGCCCGTAAAGCGAATGAGCGAAAAGATATCGACGAGTACTAGGCTGGCGCGGTGGGGAAAGATATGCTTGCTGTGCCTCGTCCTCAATGGCTGCTCGAGTACTCGCATCATCAATGAAGTGCAGTTGATCCATTCGATTGGCCTCGATCTGGAAGATAATCACATTCTCGGTACAGCCATTACCCACCGCTATGAAAAAGAACAGGTGAAGGTAGAACTGCTAGAGACCCATGTGCCTTCCCTCTATTCCATTTTTCCTGAGCTCAATACCACCACATCCTCTCAACTGGAATTAGGTCAACTGCGTTCCGTTGTCGTCGGGAAGGCATATGCGTCAAAAGGAATCGGCACACTGGTACACACGCTCTGCCGTGATCCAAATATCGGATTTCGTATGCAGCTGGCGGTCGCTGATCCGCAAGCTGCAACGATTATGCGAGTCAATCACCGGATGAACGTTCCTTTCATCCTCTCTGACACCATCGAGCAAAACATCAAAACGCTGAATACTCCAAGATCAAATCTACATGTTTTTTTGTTCAACCTGTACGGACAGGGACGTGATCCGTATCTGCCTTATTATGTCGTGCAAAACGATCGCCTCAAGCTGGACGGAGTCGCTCTTTTTCGGAAGGATAAATTCGTGGATCACATCCAAACCGATGAAGCCTTTCTCCTGAAGGTTCTGGTGGAAAAATCGAAGAGCGGGCAATATCCCGTCGAATTACAAATGGGCAAGCGCAAAGGGAATGGCATTTTGAAGAACTTGCGATCGGTCGTGGCGTTTGAAGTGCGAGAGAGTAAACCTACCCCCTCGATAATGATCCATCTCAACATGCGCGGGCAAATCAAGGACTACCCGACGTGGCTGGAATTATCGGACCCCGCTGTGTTCCATGCAACGGAAAGAGAACTGTCCGGTTATCTCCAGAATCGACTCAAGGTATTTCTCGCTAATCTGCAAAAGAAAAAGGTTGATCCGGTCGGAATCGGGGATCTCATCCGAGGAAAGAGTGCACATTGGAATTACGCTGATTTTCAAAAGCAATATCCGCACATGGACATAGGCGTACAAGTGAAGATCAAGCTGGAACAAACAGGCGTCGGGGAGTAA
- a CDS encoding spore germination protein, translating to MNTWTDFLTLAHGSDDFKRHPLFEGGGRFVISYYKTLIKTELLQDNVLRPLQKYRSRQELPQELRELARLIPVEEITITDDPSAIFSKILSGYAAIQIDGDDSCFALIDLSDATRGLRTDNDTENEFSVVGPKVGFVEDLDINLHLIRQQIRTPHLIIKEISIGSMSHTRVAVIYIDGVTNPQHVQTVEQRLQTIDFDIIFDSSQLEQIMSDNSQTPFPLFLSTERIDRVIYGLTLGQVAIVSSASPYVLTGPTTIFDFFISPEDYYLPWILGSLFRLIRIFGVCFSILMTPAYTAVLTYHLEMIPKDMLAPIILSRNYVPFPPVLEVLFLELTIEFLREAGARLPTKVGQTLGIVGGIVIGQASVAAALTSNILLIIVALSALASFTTPIYKMSNTIRFLRFPLIILSGIWGGFGIVLGLCLIFTHLIRLTSLGNPYLAPLYPFRRKSYTDSFIRASYSKTSRRSPLLRTLSEWRYNARKANERKDIDEY from the coding sequence ATGAATACATGGACTGATTTTCTCACCCTTGCCCACGGCTCCGACGATTTCAAGCGCCATCCCCTCTTCGAAGGAGGCGGGCGATTTGTCATTTCGTATTACAAGACCTTAATCAAGACGGAGCTGTTGCAGGACAACGTCTTGCGCCCTCTTCAAAAATACCGATCAAGGCAAGAACTGCCACAGGAGCTTCGAGAGCTGGCACGATTGATCCCCGTCGAAGAAATCACGATTACGGATGATCCTTCCGCCATCTTCTCCAAAATCCTGAGCGGCTATGCTGCCATCCAAATAGATGGCGATGACAGCTGCTTTGCCCTGATTGATTTATCGGATGCCACCAGAGGCTTGCGTACGGACAATGACACCGAAAATGAATTCAGTGTCGTCGGCCCCAAAGTAGGCTTCGTCGAAGACCTGGATATCAACCTGCACCTGATCAGGCAGCAGATTCGGACACCCCATCTCATCATCAAGGAAATTTCAATCGGGAGCATGTCCCACACGCGCGTCGCCGTCATTTATATCGATGGCGTGACCAATCCCCAGCATGTGCAAACGGTTGAGCAGCGCCTGCAAACAATTGATTTTGACATCATTTTCGACTCTTCCCAGCTGGAACAAATCATGAGTGACAATTCACAAACGCCTTTTCCCTTGTTTCTTTCCACCGAACGAATTGACCGTGTCATTTACGGGCTGACTCTCGGGCAGGTTGCCATCGTTTCAAGCGCATCCCCCTATGTACTGACCGGGCCGACTACGATTTTCGATTTCTTCATTTCACCGGAAGACTACTATTTGCCTTGGATACTGGGCTCATTGTTCCGTTTGATTCGGATTTTCGGGGTCTGCTTTTCCATCCTCATGACTCCAGCTTACACCGCTGTATTGACGTACCACTTGGAGATGATTCCCAAGGACATGCTGGCACCCATTATCCTTTCGCGAAATTATGTGCCGTTTCCGCCCGTGCTGGAGGTGCTGTTTCTCGAACTGACGATTGAATTTTTGCGGGAGGCCGGTGCTAGGCTGCCCACCAAGGTCGGGCAAACGCTGGGCATCGTGGGGGGAATTGTGATTGGACAAGCATCGGTGGCAGCTGCCCTGACGAGCAACATCCTGTTGATTATCGTCGCCCTCTCAGCCCTGGCTTCTTTCACGACCCCCATCTACAAAATGTCGAATACCATTCGGTTCTTGCGCTTCCCGCTGATCATTCTCTCGGGAATATGGGGGGGCTTTGGCATCGTGCTGGGTCTTTGTCTGATCTTCACCCATCTCATACGTCTCACATCGCTTGGCAATCCTTACTTGGCACCACTCTATCCGTTCCGCCGAAAAAGCTATACGGACAGCTTTATCCGAGCTTCTTACAGCAAAACATCGAGACGGTCCCCTTTATTACGAACCCTCTCTGAATGGAGGTACAATGCCCGTAAAGCGAATGAGCGAAAAGATATCGACGAGTACTAG